ATAACAAATCGGCTCAAATCGCTGACCATAATAACCCTCACCTGAGAATCTTCTGGCCGGTTATTGATAGTGGCGGCGAGATCTTTCTTTGTGGCAATCAGTTCCCTTCTTTCCACTTTGTCATTGGCAAGGTAGTCGATAACCGAAACAGTAACCGACTCCAAACCCTCGAACCGTTCTCTCCGAGTCACATTCAGCCATCTTGGGTCCCATCGGGCTCGATTGTCGAGTTCGTTCATGTACAGTTCAGATATCGTCTCTATCCAAAGCTTTGGGTCGGAAAACTCCTCATCAGAATCCTCCTCGTTGCTTTGTCGGGCATCGGCGAAAGTGTCCATGTCGCGCCTATTTCTCCCAAAGGAGAGCGGATGTGGCACATGGCGCGGCCTTTCTACAGAGGTCTCTTTATCTGCACCAAGAGAGATACGTGATGTCTTGTGGTCGTCCAGCGAGTTGCGCGGGACAGAGTAATTGGGCTTCCAACGTTGGGAAGCGGGCGAATCAAGATCATAGCCGCTGAGCCGCTCCTCGTCGCTAAGGTCGCGACGCTTTCTGTTGAACATGGCAACGCGAGGGGTCAATTAACGAAGCATCGCGGTAGTGTTGAGAACAGGTTCAGCCTTATGATGCGACATTAGACTAGTTGAACCCCTGGACAATCCATTTATGCTCTAACCCGGTGGGGTAGTATCCCCATGAATGGTCGAATGAACATGGCAATATTGCGACGGCGGCCATCATGGAAATCTGTATGATTGAGGAATCCTCGCAATGGAATCAATAATATtgaaagtaattaaaaaggttGTCAGCCAAAGTAAGCTGATGGACGGAATGGAGCCCAGGGGACCTGACGGGAAACAGTGGGGATCTCGCCATAATTACAGGTACCAGTGCCCAGGAAAGAATCTCCATATGAACCGCTTCTCACGTCCTGTCAAGTTCAAGAATTAGACCAGCCCGCGTAAGCAAAGTATTCTCCAGGAAATAATTATACATATTATGAACCAAAGATATTCAATATCAGTGGCGAAGGCTCTGTGCCTATTGAGGAACCAAGGTCTCGGCTGAATCCCTCCCACGATTGCTGGCCTTACGGGAGTCCTCAACCTCAATTGCCAGCGACTCCAACGTCACAGCCAATGCTTGTCTGTCCTTTTTCTCTTGTCTCCGACGGCAAAAGCACATCGTGTAGCAGCATAGCAGTATCGATACGACTATGAGCGGCACCCCGATCATCATGAAATACCCATAAACTGACATACTGTCCATTCTCTTTTCCAGAGTTGGCGATATTAGGAGCGCTTCGGAGTCTAGTGAAGACATTGTATCGTTGTTGACCAGAAGAGATTCGAGTGTTGTAGGGGACGGGCTTGTTGACAATTATTTCGCTTTGGACTGGATTGCCCGACAGTTGTTGGAAGTGTGTGGGTTCTGGGTATCCCCTCTATTAATCGCCAGTTTGTGAGGGTCTCTTCTCAGAATCTTGTGGCTGTGCCGATTGTTCCAGGTCATCAATCCCGGAACCAACATCAAACCAGCGAAGCGGCGTATTTTGGTGGCCAATCCCTGTAGGCCATGACTGTTGATTCTACCTTATCACGACCAGGGTCAAAATGGTTCGAGAACGGGTGCAGCAGCTATCACTTGGCCaagtccttcttcttgcgacATCGAAGGCATAACCACGCGCAAGTGATAAGCAGAACTATCACTATTATGGGTATCTTGACCAGAAGAAACCACAAGGTAGAAATGCCAAGGGACCGCCGACTTCGGCCAGATCGTTTTATTGTATGCTCATTCCCAAGTGTGACTTTTTCAAGATCTCGGAAAGGTACTGTTCAGATTAGTATCATGTTGAGCTTAGCCAGGTTTGAACTTACAGTTGAGTTTCCTATCTGCTGTGGTGATGGCAACATCCTCAATCTCTTTCACAGCTGCTATGAGCGTGAGCGGTGTGGTGAGGGAAGACATGACTGATATGGCCCAATGTTTTGTCGTGTTGCCGTCACATAAAACATAAGATGGGGAAGCTGCCTTTATATATCTGGCTGATAGCGAAACcaagctttttattaacGCGTCTGGAAACTTTATGCACCTTGCGGTGTCAATGTTACTTCTTGAGCATTGACCGCATCCGCTGAGTCCGGGGGAGTCAGCCAGCAAACAACTGACGTGTCGGCGGGTCAGCAGAAAACTCGGCTCGCAGATGCAGGGTGCAAGATAAAAGAGGTGAAGAATTGACTccgactttcatctaggtaGCACTGTATAAGCTGACATGATGGTTCGTCGCTTATTCCCTCGGCGGGTGTCCAAATGTTGATAAACCGAAGTCGGCTAACACTGTTCAAATAAGGTAGTGGAGATAAGACAGCCAAGACACCAACTAAAGTTCAGTTCATTGTCAATCACAATACGAATGCGGTTTTGGATGGTCACAAAATAACTCTGAATTTATCGAGGGTTCGTCTCATCTATGCAAGTAGACACACTAGGGGATGGTGGGAAACTTTGAGGCCCAAACTTGATATACTTGCAGATGAATCGCCCAAGAGCGGGTCTAAGATGCATAAAATGACTAAATTATTTTGTTTCTTGGACAAAAAGCAGCAGTTTGCGAATTCGAAGTCACGACGAACCATTTCTGCAGTCAATCTCTGCTATTTGACGCGGGACAGCATGTCAGAGTAACATGGTGGCTTGTTTCGTGTGACTGGACTTTCCCTCTACTAGTTTCGGAGCTTTCAGAACTCCGTTGCAGTGCGAATCTTACATCAAATATGAGACAGTAGAGTAGATATCTTGGGGGAGCTCAACAATAACTGAGCTTAATATGGGTGTCCCTCAAAGTCTAATAGATTGAGAAATGTCAGTAGCGAAGTCAAATGTATGGCCAAAGGCCTCATGATATTACTAGATTTTTATGTTTACTACATATACCATAATATCTCATTATtctaataagaaaaatactGGCTCAATGGTCTAGCGGTATGATTCCTGCTTTGGGATGACGTAATCATTCATGCAGGAGGTCCCGGGTTCAATCCCCGGTTGAGCCCattcttttgctttttgaaataattctttttttggtTGATAAGCTTAAATTGTGCTCCACTTCCGGTGAGTAGCTCTTGGCTAGCCTTTGATTGACCTATACCTATTGATATATCCTATCAGAACTTGGTTATCTATTTGCTTTGTGAATGGGTACCTATGTTGTATTGTAGAAGAAGGGGATCAGAAAAGGCTCCATGTCTTTTTCTTAGTGGCTTCTTTTTGTCGTTATGTCAAGGGGGGTTATCAGAGGTATTGGCCAATACTTGATGTATAGTTCAACCAGACATTATGGCAACGAGTGTGACAGGGCCCAGCGCTTAACAAAACAAGCTGAAGATAGTAAAGGGTTTCTATTGAACTGAATCTTAGAAAAGTATACAGAATAGGAACAAAATTTCAATAATTtgattaaagtttaaaggCGGTGTTCTGAATTAAATATGTCAAAGCTATAGGGTAATATTGTTATGGCCAATCGAATGAGAGTCTGAAACTATAAAGATATGATGACAAGATAATGTTGACGGAAAACGCGGGGGCCAGCCTATAAGATATTAACACAAGCTGACCCTGGAGAGTTTGCCGAGGGTCGCTGCGATCCCATCAACAATAGAATCGTCTCACGGTATAAAAGAAGTTGCCAACTAAAAGTGAAGGAGACAACACTAGCAAATCACTTTATGCTATAACTCTATAATCCTGAATTCTCGGTTGTTCCTATGAGGTACCTTGCGGCTTAGAGGCTAACTTTTTGGGTTGATATCTCGAATTGAAGACACCAAAGCTGCAATATAAAGCAAACAGCAAACTACTCTCTACCACCCATACCT
This Fusarium poae strain DAOMC 252244 chromosome 3, whole genome shotgun sequence DNA region includes the following protein-coding sequences:
- a CDS encoding hypothetical protein (TransMembrane:1 (o62-85i)); translated protein: MSSLTTPLTLIAAVKEIEDVAITTADRKLNLPFRDLEKVTLGNEHTIKRSGRSRRSLGISTLWFLLVKIPIIVIVLLITCAWLCLRCRKKKDLAK